GTGAAAAGGCGGATTGAAGAACACAAAATCTATGGATTCATAACCAAGTACTTTGGGTAATTCTGTGACTTCCACGTTGAGCACTTCTATCTTTTTTGATAAACCGTTGATATCTACAAAGGCGGAAGCATTTTCACATGCTTTTTTATCCACGTCAACTGCCGTTATCTTTGAAAGAAACGGATTTAGTAAAGCCATGATAACAGATGCCACCGCATTGCCACATCCCAATTCTACAGCTCTTTCGAATTTTGTGGGCAATGGATAGCTCCCAAGAACAACTGAGGCGTGAGTATGCTTTACCTCAAAATCTTTTGGGACTTTGAAATCAGGTATTCTCAAAATTTCACCATTTCCAATTGATTGAAAAATGGCTTCATTCCGGCAGATACGCATGCTTTATACAGCGAATCGTTATCTGGTACGTTCATTATCAAAATGCTTCTTGGAGAAAGTTCGCTTTGAATGTAAGCGATCACTTTTTTGAGAAAACGATCGTAATCTTTTCCACCTCTTGGCGCGGTATCTATTATATAGGCACCGTTGGAATTGACTCCCCATACGACGTATCCAATTTTTTCACCATGTTCAACGACAAATTGATAG
The DNA window shown above is from Mesoaciditoga lauensis cd-1655R = DSM 25116 and carries:
- a CDS encoding tRNA1(Val) (adenine(37)-N6)-methyltransferase; its protein translation is MRIPDFKVPKDFEVKHTHASVVLGSYPLPTKFERAVELGCGNAVASVIMALLNPFLSKITAVDVDKKACENASAFVDINGLSKKIEVLNVEVTELPKVLGYESIDFVFFNPPFHISGKVSEDERRFLERNENAFESFALSTSKVLKNRGYFRMITSPVNLLIEFETLRKYNLTPKVLIPAYGKRNVDSKLILIEGIKNGKKMGFKIKPPLFLDSLS